In Anticarsia gemmatalis isolate Benzon Research Colony breed Stoneville strain chromosome 5, ilAntGemm2 primary, whole genome shotgun sequence, the following are encoded in one genomic region:
- the Lint-O gene encoding L(3)mbt interactor in ovarian somatic cells gives MSEIKYKNQILAAIDHLRSRKSRPDINRICKFMLKCYKVAPKDTKADLRRCLKEKSIFKVDYKDNVSYRNAAKWRKKSHQNNSDTMSSTIATGERRIITSAIATLIYQDQSYLENGIGFDDLVSAAASQGSKYSKKQLETIVNKELSSGSLVKLQNGNLALGPADHDGDSSDSFKFECTADFNTKMTSSANSSCRSSPQRMRGRPRKRGGGSGSGGPSSSTSRNAGVRVGERRKMAKKVFDPSDHNIPSKRKRGRPVGSLNKSTLKKRLLISEQVIKEDVDGNQLSEGQMSFDGSGDELEQDEPMAHETSGGVCSVCLVQKPRGSNDRLVECRDCNNKAHLSCLQSGSGILKPRPDNTWQCPHCKTCVICCETNDAGILTVCSICSDAYHALCHAPRIPERLKAWDQWECNNCLESRPTVVGSPAIMRRSEDYNSQPSPTMDPFLKPHELDRAPSKLADDMPIDPSIPDITNWTTDDVFDYFTKYLPEAAPILKDQEFDGQALSMARRADIVRGLGLPLGPALALYRIIVKLQTRKDDWTMCWG, from the exons ATGTCAGAGATAAagtataaaaatcaaattttgGCTGCTATAGATCATTTACGTTCTCGTAAATCACGCCCCGATATTAATAGAATTTGCAAGTTTATGCTAAAGTGCTACAAAGTAGCGCCAAAAGACACTAAAGCTGATCTCAGACGTTGCCTAAAggagaaaagtatttttaaagtagattatAAAGATAATGTAAGCTATAGGAACGCTGCTAAGTGGCGAAAAAAATCACACCAGAACAACAGTGACA caATGTCTTCAACAATTGCAACAGGTGAAAGAAGAATCATAACTTCAGCAATAGCTACCCTGATATATCAAGATCAAAGCTACttagaaaatggcattggttTTGATGATCTTGTCTCTGCTGCAGCTTCTCAAGGGtctaaatattctaaaaaacaACTAGAGACCATTGTGAATAAAGAGCTGTCTTCTGGAAGCCTTGTAAAGTTACAGAATGGTAATTTGGCTTTGGGTCCTGCAGACCATGATGGAGATAGCTCTGatagttttaaatttgaatgcACTGCAGACTTCAATACTAAG ATGACATCATCTGCCAACTCTTCATGCAGATCCTCTCCTCAAAGAATGAGGGGAAGGCCAAGGAAACGTGGAGGTGGTTCAGGTAGTGGTGGACCCAGCAGCAGTACCTCGCGTAATGCTGGCGTGCGCGTCGGAGAACGTCGGAAAATGGCTAAGAAAGTCTTTGATCCTTCTGATCATAACATACCAAGCAAGAGAAAAAGGGGCAGACCAGTAGGCTCACTCAATAAAAGCACTTTAAAGAAGAGGCTTCTGATATCTGAACAAGTAATTAAAGAGGATGTTGATGGAAATCAACTTTCTGAGGGTCAAATGTCTTTTGATGGAAGTGGTGATGAACTAGAACAAGATGAACCTATGGCACATGAAACTTCCGGTGGAGTTTGTTCAGTTTGCCTAGTGCAAAAGCCTCGTGGATCTAATGACAGATTAGTAGAATGTCGTGATTGTAACAACAAAGCACACTTGAGCTGTCTGCAATCAGGATCGGGTATTTTGAAACCCAGACCTGATAATACCTGGCAGTGTCCACATTGCAAGACATGTGTTATTTGCTGTGAAACAAATGATGCT ggTATCCTGACAGTATGCAGTATATGTTCTGATGCATACCATGCGCTATGCCATGCTCCTCGCATACCAGAACGCCTGAAAGCCTGGGACCAATGGGAATGCAACAACTGCCTTGAATCTCGCCCTACAGTTGTAGGTTCACCTGCTATTATGCGCAGGAGTGAGGACTATAATTCACAGCCGTCACCAACCATGGATCCATTCCTAAAACCGCATGAACTTGATAGAGCACCTTCAAAGCTTGCAGATGACATGCCTATTGATCCAAGCATTCCAGATATAACCAACTGGACAACTGATGATGTTTTTGATTACTTTACAAAGTATTTGCCTGAAGCTGCGCCAATTCTCAAGGATCAG GAGTTTGATGGACAGGCTTTGAGTATGGCGCGGCGGGCTGACATAGTCAGAGGTTTGGGTTTACCTTTGGGGCCAGCCCTTGCGCTGTACCGCATCATAGTGAAGCTGCAAACTAGAAAAGATGATTGGACAATGTGCTGGGGTTAG
- the LOC142973375 gene encoding GTPase Era, mitochondrial-like, with protein MATLVLCALRLSYSKSRYFRAAFISSQPERDTERSHGKVVNVAIIGAPNSGKSTLINKITERKICAASNKVHTTTKLVRAMCYENNTQIVFLDTPGVVTDKEKRKYNLPESMLSACYKSLRCADVVGVVHDVSNRYTKDYLHSDIIGMLNAVDEIPSFLIINKVDKLKSKQQLLTVIRNLTNGCIAGNPIPGPGNSKKKDSKTEKGYNKFSDVFLISALNGDGVQDIKEYLMCNAKTAGFQYSPDTWTDQTPQVLIEEAVRAKFLDFLAQEIPYKLNIQLEYFEEIEEEQKILCSVVVECPSDRLSRLIAGAGGGRLQQIKSHIRNDLMDVFKKTVVVDINLKVKSKPTE; from the exons ATGGCGACATTAGTGTTATGTGCCTTGCGGCTAAGTTACAGCAAATCACGCTATTTTAGAGCAGCATTTATTTCTTCACAACCCGAAAGAGACACTGAGAGAAGTCATGGAAAAGTAGTTAATGTAGCTATCATTGGAGCCCCAAATTCTGGTAAAAGTACTCTTATCAACAAAATAACCGAAAGAAAG ATATGTGCTGCTTCTAACAAGGTTCACACAACAACAAAATTAGTAAGAGCTATGTGCtatgaaaataatacacaaattgTCTTCTTGGACACACCTGGTGTTGTGACGGATAAAGAAAAGAGAAA gtacaattTACCAGAGTCGATGTTGAGTGCCTGTTATAAAAGCTTAAGATGTGCGGATGTTGTGGGAGTGGTTCATGATGTTTCAAATAGGTACACAAAAGATTATCTTCACTCTGATATTATTGGTATGCTAAATGCAGTTGATGAAATACCTAGTTTCCTCATTATCAATAAA GTTGACAAATTGAAAAGTAAACAACAGCTACTCACAGTAATAAGAAATCTTACAAATGGTTGCATAGCAGGCAATCCTATTCCTGGACCAGGAAATAGTAAAAAGAAAGATAGCAAAACAGAGAAGGGTTATAATAAATTCTCTGATGTATTTCTAATATCAGCTTTGAATGGTGATGGAGTGCAAGATATTAAG gaATATCTTATGTGCAATGCAAAAACTGCAGGCTTCCAATATTCACCAGATACATGGACAGACCAAACACCTCAGGTCTTGATTGAAGAAGCAGTGAGGGCAAAATTTCTGGATTTCCTAGCTCAAGAAATaccttacaaattaaatatacagtTAGAGTATTTTGAGGAAATAGAGGAAGAACAGAAAATTCTTTGTTCAGTTGTTGTAGAGTGTCCTTCGGACAGGCTATCTCGGCTGATCGCAGGTGCTGGAGGTGGGAGGTTACAACAAATTAAGTCACATATTAGAAATGATTTAATGGATGTATTTAAGAAAACTGTTGTTGTagacattaatttaaaagtaaaatccAAACCTactgaataa
- the LOC142973376 gene encoding mpv17-like protein 2 translates to MFALRCMTTRRTWELKHFVRKTSTFHRGINFLFKRTLLFTNSITSGGCMVLGDIAQQEFEYRSHLLPYRYDWGRAARMFIVGTLMGPLHHYYYLYLDKLIPKVNVKTVFIKIACDQAIASPLTLLGFFYGMGVLERKSLEQCTDEVKDKLLYTYMGDCIYWPPIQFINFYYLPTHYRVVYINVATMIFNVFLSYMKHFDQH, encoded by the exons ATGTTTGCTCTTAGATGCATGACAACAAGACGAACTTGGGAATTAAAACATTTCGTCCGAAAGACATCAACATTTCACCGAggaataaattttctttttaagagAACCCTACTCTTTACTAATAGTATAACATCAGGAGGATGCATGGTTCTGGGGGATATAGCACAGCAGGAGTTTGAGTACAGATCGCATTTATTACCATATAGATATGACTGGGGAAGAGCAG CTCGAATGTTTATAGTGGGAACACTTATGGGTCCATTAcatcactattattatttatacttggATAAATTAATACCAAAAGTGAATGTTAAAACAGTATTCATAAAAATTGCTTGTGATCAAGCAATTGCTTCACCGCTGACTCTATTAGGCTTTTTCTATGGAATGGGTGTACTAGAAAGAAAATCCTTGGAGCAATGTACAGATGAAGTTAAAGATAAActcttatatacatacatg ggtgACTGCATATACTGGCCTCcgatacaatttattaatttttattacttaccaaCACACTATAGAGTGGTTTACATTAATGTAGCTACTATGatattcaatgtatttttatcataCATGAAACATTTTGACCAACATTGA
- the LOC142973046 gene encoding dihydrolipoyl dehydrogenase has translation MGYTFLKVASSSLRSGGLRIAARQYSTTHEADLVVIGSGPGGYVAAIKAAQLGFKTVSVEKDPTLGGTCLNVGCIPSKALLHNSHLYHMAKHDFKHRGIETGDVTYNFDKIMEYKRNAVKALTGGIAMLFQKNKVQLCRGVGTIINPKKVEVKGEKGVETINTKNILIATGSEVTPFPGVTFDEQQIVTSTGALSLTKVPKKMLVIGAGVIGLELGSVYQRLGSDVTAIEFLESIGGIGIDGEVAKTLHKIMAKQGMKFKLGTKVTSVKKEGSVVKVEVEPAKGGAKETLDCDVVLISIGRRPYTKDLGLQNVGIALDDRGRVPVNDKFATTVPGIYAIGDCIHGPMLAHKAEDEGIVCVEGIKGMSTHFNYDAIPSVIYTSPEVGWVGKSEEDLKKEGRAYKVGKFPFLANSRAKTNGEPDGFVKVLSDKQTDVILGTHIIGPGGGELINEAVLAQEYGAAAEDVARVCHAHPTCAEALREANLAAYCGKPINF, from the exons ATGGGGTATACATTTCTAAAAGTGGCCTCCTCGTCGCTCAGG tCTGGAGGTTTGAGAATAGCAGCCAGACAATACTCAACAACACATGAAGCTGATCTGGTTGTCATCGGTTCGGGCCCTGGCGGGTATGTGGCTGCCATCAAAGCTGCTCAACTTGGCTTTAAG ACAGTATCAGTGGAGAAGGATCCTACACTAGGTGGCACATGCTTAAATGTTGGTTGTATCCCCTCCAAAGCTCTTCTCCACAATTCCCATTTATACCATATGGCCAAACATGACTTCAAACACCGAGGTATTGAGACTGGCGATGTGACATACAACTTTGACAAAATCATGGAGTACAAAAGAAATGCTGTGAAAGCCCTCACTGGTGGTATTGCCATGCTATTCCAAAAAAATAAG GTTCAATTGTGCAGAGGAGTGGGGACTATTATCAATCCCAAGAAAGTTGAAGTGAAGGGTGAGAAGGGTGTGGAAACTATCAACACTAAGAACATTTTAATTGCCACTGGCTCTGAGGTCACTCCTTTCCCTGGTGTTACG TTTGATGAGCAACAAATCGTGACATCAACTGGCGCACTTTCTCTTACCAAGGTGCCCAAGAAGATGTTGGTCATTGGTGCTGGTGTTATCGGTTTGGAGCTGGGCTCTGTCTACCAAAGGCTGGGTTCTGATGTAACTGCCATTGAGTTCTTGGAAAGCATTGGAG gTATCGGAATTGACGGTGAAGTAGCTAAGACGCTGCACAAGATCATGGCTAAACAAGGCATGAAGTTCAAACTGGGCACTAAGGTGACATCTGTCAAGAAAGAAGGATCAGTTGTCAAGGTTGAAGTAGAGCCCGCTAAGGGAGGCGCCAAGGAGACT TTGGATTGTGACGTCGTCCTGATCTCGATCGGCCGTCGTCCCTACACCAAGGACCTCGGACTCCAGAATGTCGGCATTGCTCTTGACGACAGGGGCCGCGTTCCCGTCAATGACAAATTTGCGACCACTGTTCCCGG aaTCTATGCCATTGGTGATTGTATCCATGGACCCATGTTGGCCCACAAAGCTGAAGATGAAGGCATTGTTTGTGTTGAAGGAATCAag GGTATGTCGACGCACTTCAACTATGACGCCATTCCATCTGTTATCTACACCTCACCTGAAGTCGGTTGGGTCGGCAAGAGCGAAGAAGATCTGAAGAAAGAA GGCAGGGCATACAAAGTGGGCAAATTCCCATTCCTGGCTAACTCTAGGGCGAAGACAAATGGTGAACCAGACGGTTTCGTCAAGGTTCTGTCTGATAAACAGACAGATGTCATCCTTGGCACACACATCATTGGCCCc ggTGGCGGTGAGCTGATCAACGAGGCTGTATTGGCACAAGAGTACGGAGCAGCAGCTGAGGATGTCGCGAGAGTGTGTCACGCACATCCC ACTTGCGCCGAAGCACTACGTGAAGCGAACTTGGCCGCATACTGTGGAAAGCCCATCAACTTCTAA
- the LOC142973045 gene encoding uncharacterized protein LOC142973045, with protein sequence MAQQSELLDFSGLFKLDVLLHLDIATYSFYEVGQKKFFAFASDKEFVFIYINPQLERFEKNYDWDFLDNPIHCMCFEPSGTWVIIVSDQKVLLVPFLPLFIPQNTFDQKWSLTRVTVLPLGNISKPSSLVCWLTKESENILIIGSKTGSVTFYSLESQTIVGECKVPGEILDLQICFDDSLDLLSLLISVSKSQQCKLVLEHRSFGYNWLQQTRAQNDKDKRDGFMSYIKQLSKDKITFFIQGGSKDDNKAQTVEYVLKPTEYLPLFRKGSNNWALTAQYVNGRHFLTAFELNEGTLILESPEEDTPSRTLRPYIKKDGLYIQGLWSQRILYLIRKNEVEVHSCNFSVIQGEALLGAKRDSSELWRAELIGDVRRAHLMSAKDPPSMAGGWREPTFMCDLQIPRFTLEPCLIITNQGAYVLNTVSEASEWLVGLIMRGGVGAEQSCAALGAALPALLRAAADMLLSRGKLPPALYLYSLSQSQPDGWVARLGVFGKLQELAEYKQTGNIGSLSDAAITVKLLAMLLTMENCNEDSFDSDVKLTILSQVELLELSSFAAAVGLWDLVPVFSIHRGYPYIMLSALKARNDMCRGAIDSLLRQRCLVPLLLEENGQWLFDYIIDKCNKFDTTILKCLCLWLNPMQEQLRPVMRDLKQGITSIYTARLQQLIATFIHIACVIEARDPCPEIQLEIPQSAETWKNQYTPKRALSCGLAHWAVADDGNAKIMMTHTPVDTELIGRVIDVACGRHHTLVLTENGMYAAGDNSFGQLGVGSRWRGGVGDAALSAGALRRLPAALGAPLAHIAAGHYHSAAVDVGGRLYTWGWGVHGQLCHGVIDDEWSPKLVTRFQGRKVLSVGCGACHTVVLMKNGEVWACGAGVFGQVGQGNRNKASVPMRVPLQDPVVAIAVGYFHNLALTNKGEVWAWGASPQQVRAAAARRGADTPEHEPAPAQDLHLKPLRLDTSNVRGHVVQLSAGWHHSCILDNTGTVYTWGLNFDGQLGSGDRKQIQIPTEAKVRIESQPDTVKNSGGGKTPDVEAKNFKTNALVACGGDFTVYIDDDGRIFVTGNTHLQLNNEKEKSNNRVIMMKTTKRVIKIPASRNNNKFLFQPIDRIDIMFPFDIDDLQRKPIETNSNPLASMNDFKKKSWADEIILILKQWINEENFKGNHNMAAKFAYHNKTYSECLRLLLENLKFETQYEQLFVTHTSTDDYEELSDESKANQKKEELKRVINNVMSKRIKEVSMSILNEETYPLIDPLAYKALPCCCDELSYRKKGTCSKSIINIAESNISAKAAQIIDKCMSIFPVDTELWEVCFRLSKDFYLDNNLCITDLEAVLRKYMESNATTMAAAIMYSNDCAQYSKILSPKFYLNMCSQVLDTWG encoded by the exons atggCCCAACAAAGTGAATTATTAGATTTCTCAGGTTTATTTAAACTAGATGTCTTATTACATCTTGATATTGCAACTTATAGTTTTTATGAAGTTGGTCAGAAAAAATTCTTCGCTTTCGCAAGTGACAAGGAatttgtctttatttatattaacccACAATTAGAACGTTTTGAAAAGAATTATGACTGGGATTTTTTAGATAATCCTATTCATTGTATGTGCTTTGAGCCCAGTGGTACGTGGGTGATTATTGTCAGTGATCAGAAGGTTTTGTTAGTTCCATTTCTACCTTTATTTATACCTCAAAATACCTTTGATCAGAAGTGGTCCTTAACCAGAGTCACAGTTTTACCTCTAGGAAATATATCAAAGCCCTCGTCATTAGTATGTTGGCTCACCAAGGAGTCTGAAAACATCTTGATAATTGGTTCTAAG ACAGGAAGTGTAACTTTTTACTCACTGGAGTCACAGACCATTGTCGGAGAATGTAAAGTACCAGGAGAAATTTTAGATTTGCAGATCTGTTTTGATGATTCATTAGATCTTTTATCCCTCTTG ATATCAGTAAGTAAATCTCAGCAATGTAAGCTGGTGCTAGAACACAGGTCTTTTGGCTACAACTGGCTGCAACAAACTCGGGCACAGAATGACAAAGATAAGCGAGATGGGTTTATGTCTTATATCAAACAGCTGTCAAAGGATAAAATTACTTTCTTCATACAAGGTGGATCTAAAG ATGACAACAAAGCTCAAACAGTGGAGTATGTACTGAAGCCTACTGAGTATTTACCATTGTTCCGCAAAGGCTCCAATAACTGGGCACTAACAGCGCAGTATGTCAACGGTAGACATTTTCTCACAGCATTTGAATTGAATGAAGGCACGCTCATT ttgGAGAGTCCTGAAGAAGATACTCCTTCAAGAACATTAAGGCCTTACATAAAAAAAGATGGCTTATACATTCAGGGTTTGTGGTCCCAGAGGATACTTTATCTGATAAGGAAAAACGAAGTTGAAGTTCATTCTTGTAATTTCTCTGTTATTCAG ggGGAAGCTCTACTCGGCGCAAAACGCGACTCATCGGAGTTATGGCGTGCAGAACTTATCGGGGATGTTCGACGAGCTCACCTCATGTCGGCGAAGGATCCACCGTCGATGGCCGGCGGGTGGCGCGAGCCCACATTCATGTGCGACCTGCAAATACCACGCTTCACACTCGAACCGTGTCTAATTATCACCAATCAAGGAGCTTATGTTTTGAATACTGT GTCAGAGGCATCGGAGTGGCTGGTGGGTCTGATCATGCGAGGGGGTGTGGGCGCCGAGCAGTCGTGCGCAGCTCTGGGCGCGGCGCTGCCGGCGCTATTGCGAGCTGCGGCGGACATGCTGCTCTCGCGCGGGAAACTGCCGCCCGCACTTTACCTCTACTCCTTATCGCAG AGTCAACCGGATGGTTGGGTGGCTCGTCTTGGTGTGTTTGGCAAGCTACAAGAACTGGCTGAATACAAACAGACCGGGAACATTGGCAGCCTTAGTGATGCAGCTATTACAGTCAAACTACTTGCCATGTTGCTAACTATGGAAAACTGTAATGAGGACAGCTTTGATTC ggaCGTTAAACTGACAATATTAAGTCAAGTAGAACTTCTTGAGTTGTCGTCGTTTGCTGCTGCCGTCGGCCTTTGGGATTTAGTGCCAGTATTCAGTATCCACCGTGGTTACCCATACATCATGCTGTCAGCATTAAAGGCGAGGAATGACATGTGTCGCGGAGCAATCGATAGTCTCTTGAGACAAAGGTGTCTTGTACCACTTTTGCTTGAAGAAAATGGACAATGGCTGTTTGATTACATTATTGACAAGTGTAACAAATTTGATACAACCATTTTAAAG TGTCTATGCTTGTGGCTGAATCCAATGCAGGAACAGTTACGTCCCGTCATGCGCGATTTGAAGCAAGGAATAACGTCGATTTAC ACGGCGAGACTGCAACAATTGATCGCTACGTTTATACACATCGCTTGCGTCATCGAGGCCAGAGATCCGTGTCCGGAGATTCAACTGGAGATCCCACAGAGTGCGGAGACTTGGAAGAATCAGTACACTCCCAAGAGAGCCCTGAGCTGTGGGCTCGCACACTGGGCCGTGGCCGACGACGGAAACGCTAAGATCATGATGACTCATACTCCGGTCGACACCGAGTTGATCGGCAGAGTCATCGACGTGGCGTGTGGCAGACATCACACGCTCGTGCTTACTGAAAACGGG ATGTACGCGGCGGGCGACAACTCGTTCGGTCAGCTGGGCGTGGGGTCACGCTGGCGCGGCGGCGTGGGCGACGCGGCGCTGAGCGCGGGCGCGCTGCGCCGCCTGCCCGCCGCGCTGGGCGCGCCGCTCGCGCACATCGCCGCGGGACACTACCACTCCGCCGCCGTCGACGTCGGCGGCCGCCTCTACACCTGGGG ATGGGGCGTGCACGGTCAATTGTGCCACGGCGTTATAGATGACGAGTGGTCGCCAAAGTTGGTGACCAGATTCCAGGGTAGAAAA GTGTTAAGTGTGGGCTGCGGCGCGTGTCACACGGTGGTGTTGATGAAGAACGGCGAGGTGTGGGCGTGTGGCGCGGGCGTGTTCGGTCAGGTGGGGCAGGGCAACAGGAACAAGGCCTCTGTACCGATGCGGGTGCCGCTGCAAGACCCCGTAGTCGCCATCGCCGTTGGATACTTTCATAAC CTGGCGCTGACGAACAAGGGCGAGGTGTGGGCGTGGGGCGCGAGCCCGCAGCAGgtgcgcgcggcggcggcgcggcgcggcgccgaCACGCCCGAGCACGAGCCCGCGCCCGCGCAGGACCTGCACCTCAAGCCGCTGCGCCTCGACACCTCCAACGTGCGCGGACACGTCGTGCAG ttgtCGGCCGGTTGGCATCACTCTTGCATCCTTGACAACACTGGCACTGTTTACACCTGGGGTCTGAATTTCGATGGCCAACTTG GAAGTGGTGATAGAAAGCAGATCCAGATACCAACAGAAGCTAAAGTGCGCATAGAATCGCAACCAGACACTGTGAAAAATAGCGGAGGTGGTAAAACTCCTGACGTTGAGGCAAAGAACTTCAAAACTAATGCTCTAGTGGCGTGCGGGGGAGACTTCACAGTTTATATTGACGATGACGGGAGAATCTTTGTTACGGGAAATACGCACCTGCAG CTGAATAATGAAAAGGAAAAAAGCAACAACCGTGTCATCATGATGAAGACTACAAAACGCGTCATTAAAATACCAGCAAGCCGCAACAACAACAAGTTTTTGTTCCAGCCTATTGATAGAATCGACATCATGTTTCCGTTCGATATTGATGACTTGCAAAGAAAACCAATAGAAACCAACTCGAATCCTTTAGCGTCAATGAATGATTTCAAAAAGAAATCCTGGGCTGATGAAATAATCCTCATACTTAAGCAATGGATAAACGAAGAGAATTTCAAAGGAAATCATAACATGGCAGCAAAATTCGCGTATCATAATAAAACCTACTCTGAATGTTTGAGATTATTACTGGaaaatttaaagtttgagaCACAATATGAACAACTGTTTGTGACTCACACATCAACAGACGATTATGAAGAACTAAGTGATGAGAGTAAAGCCAATCAAAAGAAGGAAGAACTTAAAagggtaataaataatgttatgtcCAAACGCATCAAGGAGGTGTCGATGTCTATACTGAACGAAGAAACATATCCGTTGATCGATCCTCTCGCTTATAAAGCTTTGCCATGCTGTTGCGATGAATTGAGTTACCGTAAGAAGGGCACATGTTCCAAATCGATCATAAACATAGCAGAAAGTAACATTTCTGCTAAAGCGGCACAGATTATTGATAAATGCATGAGCATTTTCCCTGTTGATACAGAATTATGGGAAGTATGCTTCCGACTCTCAAAGGATTTCTatcttgataataatttatgtataactGATCTAGAAGCTGTGTTACGCAAGTATATGGAATCGAATGCTACAACGATGGCAGCAGCGATTATGTACTCAAACGATTGCGCGCAATATAGTAAAATTCTGTCGCCTAAATTCTATTTGAATATGTGTAGTCAAGTGTTAGACACTTGGGGTTAA